A section of the Pseudophryne corroboree isolate aPseCor3 chromosome 11, aPseCor3.hap2, whole genome shotgun sequence genome encodes:
- the MPHOSPH6 gene encoding M-phase phosphoprotein 6, giving the protein MASEVGKLSKNLLRMKFMHRSLDPLTKKQLEEEEKKIISDEHWCLELSELKEKESFIIEERSFLPCEDFLYGRMSFKGFNPEVEKLMVQMNSKSKEEEEVEEERMDVDVSDEEMVRRYESLVGTIKRKFAKKRDRKVLQGEAENSNVKSSKVKRTFIKPQD; this is encoded by the exons TTCATGCACCGGAGCCTCGACCCTCTGACCAAGAAACAGCTtgaagaggaggagaagaagatTATCAGCGACGAGCATTGGTGTCTGGAGCTGTCCGAGCTGAAGGAGAAAGA GAGTTTTATTATTGAAGAAAGAAGTTTTCTGCCGTGTGAAGATTTCCTCTATGGCAGAATGTCCTTTAAAGGCTTTAACCCGGAGGTCGAG AAGTTGATGGTCCAGATGAACTCCAAGTCAAAGGAAGAGGAGGAAGTTGAGGAGGAGAGAATGGACGTAGACGTGTCCGATGAGGAAATGGTCCGCAG ATACGAGTCATTAGTGGGCACCATCAAAAGGAAGTTTGCTAAAAAGCGAGATCGCAAGGTCTTACAGGGAGAAGCTGAAAATAGCAACGTAAAGAGCAGTAAAGTAAAGAGAACCTTCATAAAACCGCAGGACTGA